The Actinomycetota bacterium region TCCTTGAAGTAGTCCGCGACCTGCGGCAGCTGGTCGGGCTGCAGTCCGCTCCACTTGACGCTCCACATCGTCCGGCTCGTCATCCGCACGGTCATCAAGACGCGCCCGGTCCCGGGCTCCACCCATGTCACGGTGAGGTCCTCGATGCCCGCGAGTCCGAGCGTGGCGCGGAACAGGTCCGCCGTGGCCGCGAGCATCGCGGAGCGGCGGGCCGGTCCGGGGCTCGGAGCGTCGGCGTTCAGCACCACCGAGTACGCCTTGCCGCCCTCGTCGGCGGCCCGGACGAAGCGCGGCCGCGCCGCATCACCGGTGAGGCCCGCCGCTGTGAGCGCTTCGTCGCGGATGAAGTCGAGCGCCGTCACGACCTCGGGCAGCTCGAGCCCGCCCAGCACGCGCAGGTGGCAGTGCGAGCACTCCCGCTCGCGGTGGCATTCCCGGTAGCACGACTCGATGCCCTTCTCCTGCACCGCGGCCGGATGGGCGAAGACGAACCGCCGCTCGTTGTCGGCGACCTTCCGGTCGACCTCGAGCATCACCATCGTGCCGCGCTCAGTGCGCTGTCCGGGCGGGACCGTGCTCGAGGCGACCTTGAACCCCATGCCGTGCCCGTACTCCTCCACGGGGACCACGTGGCTCACCGGGTCCACGATCGCGGTCGTCATCTCGAGCGACTCGAGCAGGGCGACGGCCTGGCCGACGGTCAGTCCGGCGACCTTGGGCATCGCGGTCCACGCCGGTCCGGCCACGACGCTCAGCGCGACCGGCGTGCGGGGAGCCACCCGGGCGGC contains the following coding sequences:
- a CDS encoding PASTA domain-containing protein; translated protein: MSDADERPRRRSRATRVLLAALFGVGMKKKRRKGGAKAAAAKAGPAGEGKGEKPRKAPKPTRPGRTPEQIERAGRMWSRVRSGIATVLVLATVGGGGGWYWWNRAASVPDLVGMSRDEARRRLEDAGLDAGVVSEVYVGDEGQYATGTVVAHVPDHAARVAPRTPVALSVVAGPAWTAMPKVAGLTVGQAVALLESLEMTTAIVDPVSHVVPVEEYGHGMGFKVASSTVPPGQRTERGTMVMLEVDRKVADNERRFVFAHPAAVQEKGIESCYRECHRERECSHCHLRVLGGLELPEVVTALDFIRDEALTAAGLTGDAARPRFVRAADEGGKAYSVVLNADAPSPGPARRSAMLAATADLFRATLGLAGIEDLTVTWVEPGTGRVLMTVRMTSRTMWSVKWSGLQPDQLPQVADYFK